In 'Nostoc azollae' 0708, the following are encoded in one genomic region:
- a CDS encoding IS701 family transposase produces the protein MKETTPAAMPPCFERWCQRFDNVFTHKAQKREFRNYLGGLLRESERKNLLQMAENALGVTYHRLHHFLTEAPWSISQVNDRRLEIMNKCSQTRITRGFSLIINDYVHRKSGNLRDGVGRQYNIGEIGNTDNGIVVVTTHLYDGSKSLPLDIELYHHGYDSLPKGKEEPLFEKKHELGIKLIDLTLSRGYQPGIVIIDAAYGNNTSFLLKIENRHLKYLGGLAGNRKVLTSDQEDSPQIIRLDELAQSLPQTAFTEIELELDKTKTLWVVTKEVEILGLSGKRNIAIVIDASTVSQATDINYFITNVSSSVITPQWIVNTYSQRNWVGVFYREAKGWLGLEEYQVRDNSSLLRHFILVFCAYTFILWHQLTGGLRRRWAKKPLNTFTEALEAFRTAISFLFIDWFNLNPDVFPSYL, from the coding sequence ATGAAAGAAACTACTCCTGCAGCAATGCCACCATGCTTTGAGAGATGGTGTCAAAGGTTTGATAATGTATTTACTCACAAGGCGCAGAAAAGAGAGTTTAGGAATTATTTAGGGGGATTATTACGTGAAAGTGAGAGAAAAAACCTACTTCAAATGGCAGAGAATGCCCTAGGGGTGACCTACCACCGATTACACCACTTTTTAACTGAAGCACCTTGGTCCATTTCCCAAGTCAATGACCGTCGATTAGAGATTATGAATAAGTGTAGTCAGACGAGAATCACCAGAGGATTTAGCTTAATAATTAATGATTATGTCCATAGAAAAAGCGGGAACTTGAGGGATGGAGTAGGAAGACAATATAATATTGGAGAAATTGGGAACACGGATAATGGGATAGTAGTAGTAACAACACATCTATATGATGGCAGTAAAAGCTTACCATTAGATATAGAGTTATATCACCACGGTTATGATTCTTTACCCAAAGGGAAAGAAGAACCTCTATTTGAGAAGAAACATGAGTTAGGAATTAAATTGATAGACCTAACGTTAAGCCGGGGTTATCAACCAGGAATAGTAATTATAGATGCTGCATATGGCAACAATACATCTTTCTTATTAAAGATAGAAAATCGGCATTTAAAGTATTTAGGAGGATTAGCTGGAAATCGCAAAGTCCTTACCAGTGACCAAGAGGATAGTCCACAAATAATTAGGTTAGATGAATTAGCACAAAGTTTACCCCAAACGGCTTTTACAGAAATTGAACTGGAGTTAGATAAAACCAAAACATTATGGGTAGTAACTAAAGAAGTAGAAATATTGGGCCTAAGTGGAAAGCGGAATATTGCTATTGTCATTGACGCTTCTACTGTCTCTCAAGCCACTGATATTAACTACTTTATTACCAATGTTTCTTCATCAGTTATCACACCCCAGTGGATAGTCAATACATATTCTCAAAGAAATTGGGTAGGAGTTTTCTACAGGGAAGCCAAGGGATGGTTAGGACTCGAAGAATATCAAGTTCGAGATAACAGTAGTTTACTGCGCCATTTTATTTTGGTTTTCTGTGCCTACACTTTTATTCTTTGGCATCAGTTAACTGGAGGATTAAGACGAAGGTGGGCTAAGAAACCTTTGAATACTTTTACTGAGGCTTTAGAAGCGTTTAGAACAGCCATATCTTTTCTATTTATTGATTGGTTCAACTTGAATCCGGACGTCTTTCCTTCTTACTTATAA
- a CDS encoding DNA adenine methylase — MLKSPLRYPGGKQKAIPQIAHYLPSTFKEFREPFVGGGSVFFHVSQQHPSMPCWVNDLNPELFYFWHQVKTSLPELVESIWKIKKQTTDGCALFKSLAAADTSTMSPLERAVRLFVLNRITFSGTIESGGYSSASFISRFTDSSIERLAALDACFINTRVTNLDYSTLLTEPGDNVFIFLDPPYLSKTQSKLYGKKGDLHTCFDHSRLAKLMSECSHKWLITYDNCEQVRHDFSFAYIYEWQLQYGMNNYKQQKADKGKELFITNYPVESYNLPRIMELV; from the coding sequence ATGCTTAAAAGTCCATTACGTTATCCCGGTGGTAAACAAAAGGCAATTCCTCAAATTGCTCACTACCTACCATCTACATTTAAGGAGTTCCGCGAACCTTTTGTTGGCGGAGGTTCTGTATTTTTTCATGTTTCACAGCAGCACCCTAGTATGCCTTGCTGGGTTAATGATCTCAACCCAGAACTATTTTACTTCTGGCATCAAGTCAAAACTAGTCTACCAGAGTTAGTTGAGTCTATCTGGAAAATAAAAAAACAAACAACAGATGGATGTGCCTTGTTTAAGTCTCTCGCCGCCGCAGATACAAGTACCATGAGTCCACTTGAGCGGGCTGTGCGGTTGTTTGTTCTTAACCGGATTACCTTTTCAGGAACGATTGAGAGTGGTGGTTATAGTAGTGCTTCTTTCATAAGTAGGTTTACAGACTCTTCGATTGAGCGGTTAGCAGCCTTGGATGCTTGTTTTATTAATACCCGTGTCACTAACTTGGACTACAGCACCCTACTTACTGAACCAGGGGATAATGTATTTATCTTTCTAGATCCACCATATCTCAGCAAGACTCAATCTAAGCTCTATGGTAAGAAAGGTGATTTGCATACGTGTTTTGACCATTCTCGCCTTGCCAAACTGATGTCAGAGTGTTCACACAAATGGTTGATCACTTACGATAACTGTGAACAAGTGCGGCATGACTTTTCTTTTGCGTATATTTATGAATGGCAGTTGCAATACGGGATGAACAATTACAAACAGCAGAAGGCAGACAAAGGCAAGGAGCTGTTCATCACCAACTATCCTGTTGAATCATACAATTTACCTAGAATTATGGAGCTTGTGTGA
- a CDS encoding HaeIII family restriction endonuclease: MPTNVIATLNKQYVNLIFDNGWEISMRLHTASSQLKNSPSLKFDTKALNNLLPATIIPYA, encoded by the coding sequence ATGCCTACTAACGTGATAGCAACGCTCAACAAACAGTATGTAAATTTGATTTTTGACAATGGATGGGAAATTTCTATGCGCTTACATACTGCATCAAGCCAACTAAAAAACTCTCCTAGTTTGAAATTCGATACTAAAGCACTAAACAATCTGCTTCCTGCTACGATAATTCCTTATGCTTAA
- a CDS encoding response regulator transcription factor has product MNKIILRIVIIEQETFTLLGIKAAIDQSSDIEVIGDGTSGQIPFQLIEQTNPDVVLVDLILPDMSGLELTRSIKRETNSKVVIFTNQTHSDFINSAFRHGNE; this is encoded by the coding sequence ATTAATAAAATCATACTGAGAATAGTAATTATTGAACAGGAGACATTCACACTCTTAGGTATCAAGGCTGCTATTGACCAATCATCTGATATAGAAGTTATTGGTGATGGCACTTCTGGACAAATACCTTTTCAGTTAATTGAACAGACTAATCCTGATGTTGTGTTAGTTGATTTAATATTGCCCGATATGAGTGGTTTAGAACTTACTCGTTCAATTAAAAGAGAGACTAATAGTAAAGTTGTAATTTTTACTAATCAGACTCATTCAGACTTTATTAACTCGGCTTTCCGTCATGGGAATGAATGA
- a CDS encoding ABC transporter permease, which translates to MKNFFKKPLTLLTVYYSYMLEYRSELILWVLSGSLPIILMGVWIEAAEGGNFELRAVDFARYFFAVFLVRQLTVVWVIYEFEKEVVQGKLSLRLLQPIDPVFHHLSNHISERFARMPFVFLLIGLFFILYPQALWVPNLANLVFFTLSVVLAFALRFLIQYTLAMLAFWTERATALENVWFLFSLFLSGMIAPLEVFPDAVRKVVMFTPFPYLINFPASILVGLPVDLTRGFLSTLGWLLIFLGANRLLWRAGLKRYSAMGA; encoded by the coding sequence ATGAAAAATTTTTTCAAAAAACCCCTGACTCTACTAACAGTATATTATAGCTATATGCTGGAATATCGATCAGAACTAATATTATGGGTTTTGTCTGGTTCTTTACCAATTATTCTTATGGGTGTCTGGATAGAAGCTGCAGAAGGAGGAAATTTTGAGTTAAGAGCAGTGGATTTTGCACGTTATTTCTTTGCTGTTTTTCTAGTTAGACAACTTACCGTTGTTTGGGTAATTTATGAATTTGAAAAAGAAGTAGTACAAGGTAAACTATCACTCCGACTATTACAACCTATAGACCCAGTATTTCACCATCTGTCCAACCATATTTCCGAAAGATTTGCCCGGATGCCTTTTGTATTTCTATTAATAGGATTATTTTTTATATTATATCCCCAAGCTTTGTGGGTGCCTAATTTAGCAAATTTAGTGTTTTTTACCTTGTCTGTGGTGCTGGCTTTTGCCTTACGTTTTTTAATTCAGTACACGCTGGCAATGTTAGCATTTTGGACAGAAAGAGCAACAGCTTTAGAAAATGTTTGGTTTTTATTCTCTCTGTTTTTATCAGGCATGATTGCACCTTTAGAAGTCTTTCCAGACGCGGTGCGAAAAGTAGTGATGTTTACACCATTCCCCTATTTAATTAATTTTCCTGCTAGTATTTTGGTAGGTTTACCAGTAGATTTAACAAGGGGATTTTTATCAACTTTAGGTTGGTTGCTGATATTTCTAGGTGCTAATCGTTTATTATGGCGTGCAGGATTGAAGCGGTATTCGGCAATGGGAGCATGA
- a CDS encoding ABC transporter ATP-binding protein, giving the protein MSIIVAENLSQSYPVAIKEPGLRGTITHFFRRTYRNINAVQDVSFNIEPGEVVGFLGPNGAGKTTTLKMLTGLIHASSGTVKVAGYDPFRRQEAFLHKITLIMGQKQQLIWDLPAIDSLKINAAVYNISDKEFHRRVGELTEMLSLETKLTQPVRKLSLGERMKAELLASLLHHPQVLFLDEPTLGLDVNAQVGVRDFLREYNQLYQATVLLTSHYMADIRALCQRVLLIYQGKLMYDGRLDGLLENFAPYREIYVELSQVLPAEQLMSYGDIQLLEGRAVRFIVQREVLTRTVSRILADLDVIDLTVTEPPVEEVIGKVFKSGVF; this is encoded by the coding sequence ATGTCAATCATCGTAGCAGAAAACCTGAGTCAATCCTATCCAGTAGCAATTAAAGAACCTGGTCTTCGTGGGACTATCACACACTTTTTTCGCCGTACATATCGCAATATTAATGCTGTTCAAGATGTCTCTTTTAATATTGAACCTGGTGAAGTAGTCGGTTTTTTAGGACCCAATGGTGCTGGAAAAACTACTACTTTAAAAATGCTCACAGGGTTAATTCATGCTTCCAGTGGCACCGTCAAAGTTGCTGGATATGATCCCTTTCGTCGTCAAGAAGCATTCTTACACAAAATCACCCTAATTATGGGGCAGAAACAGCAATTAATTTGGGATCTACCAGCAATAGATTCCTTAAAAATTAACGCTGCCGTTTACAACATTTCTGATAAAGAATTTCATCGGCGAGTTGGCGAATTAACAGAAATGCTATCTCTAGAAACTAAACTAACCCAGCCAGTCAGAAAACTTTCATTAGGTGAAAGAATGAAAGCCGAACTGTTAGCATCACTTTTACACCATCCCCAAGTTTTATTTTTAGATGAACCAACTTTAGGACTAGACGTAAATGCTCAAGTTGGAGTTCGTGACTTTTTACGAGAATACAATCAACTTTATCAAGCAACAGTATTATTAACAAGCCATTATATGGCAGATATCAGAGCTTTATGTCAACGAGTGCTATTAATTTACCAAGGAAAGCTAATGTATGATGGGAGATTAGATGGACTATTAGAAAACTTCGCACCTTACCGAGAGATTTATGTCGAATTATCTCAAGTATTACCAGCAGAACAATTAATGTCCTATGGTGATATTCAACTGTTAGAAGGACGAGCAGTGCGGTTTATAGTGCAGAGAGAAGTACTCACTCGCACAGTATCACGAATTCTAGCTGATTTAGACGTGATTGATTTAACAGTAACTGAACCACCAGTAGAAGAAGTAATTGGCAAAGTTTTTAAATCTGGTGTTTTTTAA
- a CDS encoding ABC1 kinase family protein: protein MFLTQTVPRQREIIEVVLRNGWDYMRRLLTGGKTDEPQLPTPAILKNILVDLGPVYVKLGQLLSTRPDLLSAAYIEELSTLQDEVRPVPWSEVEVVIRKQLKRPLEETFRIVNHFPVAAGSIAQTHRATLADGRVVALKVQRPGIDITIAQDIALIQGIADLVARTDFGRTYDIKAIAEEFTKALEAELDFTREAGHTDQLRRNLSQSRWYDPTQIVVPEIYWYLTTEKLLVMEWLDGVPLLTAELSSKNGQNASAKRKEITTLLFRVFFQQLYIDGFFHADPHPGNLFYLIDDRVALLDCGMIGRLDPRTQQILTEMLLAIVDLDAQRCAQLTLQLSDSAQPVILSRLENDYERMLRKYYNVSLTEINFSQIIYEILQIARNNKMRLPSNMGLYAKTLANLEGVARTFNPEVNLFDEIKPLMTDLFSRQLLGDNPVRSLLRTALDIKSLSLQSPRQIELLLDRVTSETLQWNLSLRGLDGVRLTMDDAANRLAFSILVGSLIMGAAIISNRATTSQLSYVSSILFAAASLLGLWLIISILRSGRLR from the coding sequence ATGTTCTTAACCCAAACTGTACCCAGACAACGAGAAATTATTGAAGTAGTCCTCCGCAATGGCTGGGACTATATGCGAAGGCTGCTTACTGGTGGTAAAACGGATGAACCCCAACTACCTACACCAGCCATATTAAAAAATATTCTAGTGGATTTGGGTCCGGTATATGTCAAACTTGGCCAGCTACTTTCCACCCGTCCAGATTTATTAAGTGCTGCTTATATTGAAGAACTGTCAACTCTACAAGATGAAGTACGACCTGTTCCTTGGTCAGAAGTAGAAGTGGTGATCCGCAAACAGCTAAAACGCCCACTGGAAGAAACTTTTCGGATAGTTAATCATTTCCCTGTAGCTGCGGGATCAATTGCCCAAACACATCGCGCTACTCTAGCAGATGGACGGGTAGTAGCTCTCAAGGTACAAAGACCAGGGATCGATATTACTATTGCCCAGGATATCGCCTTAATTCAAGGTATCGCGGATTTAGTGGCGCGGACTGATTTTGGACGAACTTATGATATAAAAGCTATTGCTGAGGAATTTACTAAAGCTTTAGAAGCAGAATTGGATTTTACAAGAGAAGCTGGACATACAGACCAACTACGACGCAATTTATCCCAGAGTCGTTGGTATGATCCCACACAAATCGTAGTTCCGGAAATTTACTGGTATCTGACCACCGAGAAATTACTGGTAATGGAATGGTTGGATGGTGTTCCGCTGTTAACAGCAGAATTGAGTAGCAAAAATGGTCAAAATGCGAGCGCTAAACGCAAAGAAATAACTACCTTACTATTTAGAGTATTTTTTCAGCAACTATATATTGATGGCTTCTTTCATGCTGATCCCCATCCCGGCAACTTATTTTATCTCATAGATGACCGTGTTGCTCTTTTAGATTGTGGCATGATAGGCAGACTTGATCCCCGTACCCAGCAAATTCTCACCGAAATGTTGTTAGCCATTGTTGATTTAGATGCTCAAAGATGCGCTCAATTAACTTTACAACTCTCAGATTCTGCCCAACCAGTAATTTTATCTCGCTTAGAAAATGATTATGAGCGAATGCTGCGAAAATATTATAATGTCAGCCTGACCGAGATAAATTTCAGTCAAATAATCTATGAAATTTTACAAATTGCCCGCAATAATAAAATGCGCTTACCCAGCAATATGGGTTTATATGCTAAAACTTTAGCAAACTTAGAAGGAGTAGCGCGTACTTTTAACCCAGAAGTTAATTTATTTGATGAAATTAAACCACTAATGACCGACTTATTTAGTCGTCAGTTATTAGGAGATAATCCTGTTCGTTCCCTCCTGCGTACCGCCCTAGATATCAAAAGTCTATCCTTACAATCTCCCCGCCAAATTGAGCTATTATTAGACCGTGTAACCTCAGAAACCTTACAATGGAATCTATCACTAAGGGGTTTAGATGGTGTACGCCTTACAATGGATGATGCAGCTAACAGGCTTGCTTTTAGTATCTTAGTAGGTTCATTGATAATGGGAGCAGCTATTATTTCTAATCGAGCTACAACATCACAATTATCTTATGTTAGCAGTATCCTCTTTGCTGCTGCTAGTTTGTTAGGCTTATGGTTAATAATTAGTATTTTACGCTCAGGGCGTTTAAGGTGA
- a CDS encoding mannose-1-phosphate guanylyltransferase encodes MSSSLIPVILAGGKGERFWPLSRRDRPKQFLSLDGSSRSLLQGTADRLLTFAGGWDNLWVITSSQIAQGVKEQLPDLPSQNLLIELEGRDTAAAVAWASLEIKKRYGEDAVIGFFPADHWIADQDVFAHTLSAATELANSTAAIVTLGIKPVFASTGYGYIEQGEKIGCFNELPAYHVNCFTEKPNHETAETFLHTGRFSWNSGMFVFRARVVLEELRTHSSEIIEPLEQHGPDIYPQLPKKSIDYALMEKTSLAYVLPVEFGWDDLGDWNAIERLLKQEHNPNVELGTHVGLDTQGAIIYASNPDDVVVTIGLEDVVIVRDRNVTLIVKKERTQEIKQILKTLQSDPRFTHLL; translated from the coding sequence ATGAGTAGTTCATTGATCCCTGTAATTCTTGCTGGCGGCAAAGGTGAGCGTTTTTGGCCTCTGAGTCGCCGAGATAGACCCAAGCAATTTTTAAGTCTTGATGGCAGTTCTAGAAGCCTACTCCAAGGTACTGCTGATCGACTGTTAACATTCGCTGGTGGTTGGGATAACCTGTGGGTTATCACTTCTAGTCAAATAGCTCAAGGAGTAAAAGAACAATTACCCGATCTGCCATCTCAAAATTTGCTGATCGAATTAGAGGGAAGAGACACCGCAGCAGCTGTTGCTTGGGCAAGTTTGGAAATTAAAAAGCGTTATGGAGAAGACGCCGTTATTGGCTTTTTCCCTGCTGATCACTGGATTGCCGATCAAGATGTGTTTGCACATACTTTAAGTGCGGCTACTGAGTTAGCAAATAGCACAGCGGCGATTGTCACTTTGGGGATCAAGCCTGTTTTCGCATCAACTGGTTACGGTTACATTGAACAAGGTGAAAAGATTGGTTGCTTTAATGAGTTGCCAGCTTATCACGTCAACTGCTTTACTGAAAAGCCCAACCATGAAACAGCAGAGACTTTCTTACATACAGGACGTTTTAGCTGGAATAGTGGTATGTTCGTTTTTCGGGCTCGGGTGGTTTTGGAGGAACTGCGTACCCATTCCTCTGAAATTATCGAACCTTTAGAACAACATGGCCCTGATATTTATCCCCAGTTACCTAAAAAAAGTATAGATTATGCGTTGATGGAAAAGACAAGTCTAGCATACGTTTTACCGGTGGAATTTGGTTGGGATGATCTAGGCGATTGGAATGCGATCGAACGCTTACTTAAACAAGAACATAATCCTAATGTTGAATTAGGTACCCATGTAGGGCTAGATACCCAAGGGGCTATTATTTATGCTTCCAATCCCGATGATGTAGTTGTGACTATTGGGCTAGAGGATGTGGTGATTGTACGCGATCGCAATGTTACCCTGATAGTTAAAAAGGAACGTACTCAGGAAATTAAGCAGATCCTCAAAACCCTGCAAAGTGATCCCCGATTTACTCACCTACTGTAA
- a CDS encoding LCP family protein, whose translation MIKQVQWSDNQVIPQQVPVSDQEGRPQQFQRTENQVIPTPIPGSGEAVQPKQPRNNSLNVLESVGAIPNELYERLGLTMPRWLLWILTFVVGMILSGLLVSALALWTPLWSNLDQAKDDDFGSTIKDQVKVPGDLWNKLSQYQLSKPMNILVMGIEPVKGTVDGSPESFAGSSDTMLLIRLDPSNKSIRVLSIPRGTMISLPEQGLTKVSEANAKGGPVLAARVVSRTLSNAPIDRYIRISTSGLRQLVDQLGGVDVFVPQAMNYQDNAGGLSMNLVSGWQTLKGEQAELFARFRESSVGDIPRVQRQQALITALVQRLNSPTVLPRLPQITRIMRKYFDTNLKMEEMMALANFSVNVERDNFQMTMLPGTFSKFSKDPDSYWLNLTGQQSLLNDYVGVDVPSLKSDLRPVSRLKISIQNASNQPQLTEKVITYLKGKGFTKIYTVPDWPDTQRQTQIIVQKGNSQPGVELQGVLGLGQIEVSANGDLGSDLTIRIGKDWK comes from the coding sequence GTGATAAAACAAGTTCAATGGTCAGATAATCAGGTCATACCTCAGCAAGTACCAGTCTCAGATCAGGAGGGAAGACCACAACAATTTCAACGAACGGAAAATCAGGTCATACCGACCCCAATACCAGGATCAGGGGAAGCGGTTCAACCAAAACAGCCAAGAAATAATTCCCTAAACGTTCTTGAATCCGTGGGTGCTATCCCCAATGAACTCTATGAACGCTTAGGTTTGACAATGCCTCGGTGGCTATTGTGGATCTTAACCTTTGTCGTCGGCATGATTTTATCTGGATTACTAGTATCAGCTTTGGCTTTATGGACTCCGCTATGGAGTAATCTAGATCAAGCTAAAGATGATGATTTTGGATCTACCATCAAAGACCAAGTAAAAGTACCAGGGGATTTATGGAATAAACTTTCTCAGTACCAACTATCAAAACCCATGAATATTTTAGTCATGGGAATTGAACCAGTTAAAGGCACTGTTGACGGTTCTCCAGAAAGTTTTGCGGGCAGCAGTGATACCATGTTGCTGATTCGACTAGATCCCAGCAATAAATCTATTCGCGTGCTTTCAATTCCCAGAGGGACAATGATTTCCCTCCCAGAACAGGGATTAACCAAGGTATCTGAAGCTAACGCCAAAGGTGGGCCAGTATTGGCTGCACGGGTAGTCAGTCGTACCTTAAGCAATGCTCCTATAGATCGCTATATTCGCATTTCTACCAGCGGTTTGCGGCAATTAGTAGATCAATTAGGTGGGGTAGATGTATTTGTACCCCAAGCGATGAATTATCAAGATAACGCTGGTGGTTTGTCGATGAATTTAGTCAGCGGCTGGCAAACACTCAAAGGTGAACAAGCAGAATTATTTGCCCGTTTCCGGGAATCAAGTGTAGGTGATATACCCAGAGTACAGCGACAGCAAGCACTCATCACAGCTTTAGTTCAACGTTTAAATAGTCCCACAGTCTTACCCAGGCTGCCTCAAATTACTCGCATTATGCGAAAGTATTTTGACACCAACCTGAAAATGGAAGAAATGATGGCATTGGCGAATTTTTCTGTAAATGTAGAAAGGGATAATTTCCAAATGACCATGCTACCCGGTACATTTAGTAAATTCAGTAAAGACCCAGATAGTTATTGGTTGAATCTCACTGGACAACAAAGCTTATTGAATGACTATGTTGGGGTAGATGTACCTAGTTTAAAATCAGATTTACGACCTGTATCTCGTCTCAAAATTTCTATTCAAAACGCTTCCAATCAACCTCAGTTAACGGAAAAAGTTATTACCTATCTCAAAGGCAAAGGTTTTACAAAAATTTACACAGTTCCTGATTGGCCTGATACCCAGCGTCAAACACAGATAATTGTCCAGAAAGGAAACTCACAACCAGGAGTGGAACTGCAAGGAGTTTTAGGGTTGGGTCAAATTGAAGTTTCTGCAAATGGAGATTTAGGTTCTGACCTGACAATTCGCATTGGTAAAGATTGGAAATAG
- the aroQ gene encoding gamma subclass chorismate mutase AroQ gives MKEGNSMKVNYRRKFSILPINIILVGLLFACQHFVLFPAWGSELAAIHDVCQVKQQLRLEKLLRLINQLLLIAHDVARWKWNKKQAIQDKRGEQELLTKLSQQATKYGLEADTLTNFFQAQITASKLIQTADFQQWEQQGIRSFKNVPDLNQSIRPSLDQLNT, from the coding sequence ATGAAAGAAGGTAATTCAATGAAAGTGAATTATCGCAGAAAATTTTCAATATTGCCTATAAATATAATTCTAGTTGGGTTATTATTCGCTTGTCAGCATTTTGTTCTCTTCCCAGCTTGGGGTAGCGAATTAGCAGCTATCCATGATGTTTGTCAAGTCAAACAACAGCTACGGTTAGAAAAGTTACTCAGATTAATAAACCAGCTATTGCTGATTGCCCATGATGTTGCTCGCTGGAAGTGGAATAAAAAACAGGCTATACAAGATAAACGAGGAGAACAAGAATTACTCACCAAATTGAGTCAACAAGCAACTAAATATGGTCTAGAAGCCGATACTTTAACTAACTTTTTTCAAGCGCAAATTACAGCTAGCAAGTTAATTCAAACAGCAGATTTTCAACAGTGGGAACAGCAAGGGATTAGATCTTTCAAGAATGTACCAGATTTAAACCAAAGCATCAGGCCATCATTGGATCAATTAAACACATAA
- the murJ gene encoding murein biosynthesis integral membrane protein MurJ: MTQKEEKLSRSFAGIAGIVAAATLLSKVFGLIRQQAIAAAFGVGAAATAYSYAYIIPGFLLILLGGVNGPLHSAIVSVLAKRKREEAAPLVETITTLVSGLLLVVTVAQIFLAEPIIDIVGYGLEPTTRALAIRQLQIMAPMALFSGLIGIAFGTLNAANQYWLLSISPLLSSITVIAGIGILALQYGKDIINPEYALIGGMILAWGTLAGAILQWGVQLIVQWRLGLGSLKLKFDFKSPAVQEVIKIMTPATVSSGMMPINVATDLYFASPIEGAAAGFNYANLLVQTPLGIISNIILLPLLPIFAKLAEPENWPDLKLRIRQGLLLTAVTMLPLGALMIALSEPIVQLIYQRGAFKQEATELVSSLLIAYGIGMFVYLVRDVLVRVFYALGDGQTPFRISTFNILLNAGLDFILVKPFGAPGLVLATVSVNCSSILMLLWLLNRKLNGLPFREWSLPILGLTAGSVVAGVASYGTLVACQQVFGNKGLVVLIIELCLSGAVGIFVFAVIAGMMRIPEVNSFVVKMRQKFLKR; this comes from the coding sequence GTGACACAAAAAGAAGAAAAACTATCTCGTTCTTTCGCCGGTATTGCTGGTATTGTTGCCGCAGCAACGTTACTTAGTAAAGTATTTGGTTTAATTAGACAACAAGCTATCGCAGCTGCCTTTGGTGTTGGTGCTGCTGCTACTGCATATAGTTATGCCTACATTATCCCTGGTTTTCTGTTAATTTTATTAGGTGGTGTCAATGGTCCCCTACACAGTGCCATTGTTAGTGTTTTAGCCAAGCGTAAAAGGGAGGAAGCTGCACCCTTAGTAGAAACTATCACAACTCTAGTCAGTGGTTTGCTCTTGGTGGTGACAGTCGCTCAGATTTTTTTGGCAGAACCAATTATTGATATAGTTGGTTATGGTTTAGAGCCTACCACGAGAGCGCTGGCGATTCGTCAACTGCAAATAATGGCTCCCATGGCCTTATTCTCCGGTTTAATCGGCATTGCTTTCGGTACTCTCAACGCAGCAAATCAATATTGGCTACTTTCAATTAGTCCTTTATTATCCAGCATTACCGTAATTGCAGGTATTGGGATTTTAGCTTTGCAATATGGCAAAGATATCATCAACCCAGAATACGCTTTAATCGGTGGCATGATATTAGCTTGGGGAACTTTAGCTGGTGCAATTCTGCAATGGGGAGTACAATTAATCGTACAGTGGCGGTTAGGTTTAGGTTCATTAAAACTGAAATTCGATTTCAAATCTCCTGCTGTTCAAGAAGTAATTAAAATCATGACTCCGGCAACAGTTTCTTCGGGAATGATGCCGATTAATGTGGCTACAGATTTATATTTTGCTAGTCCAATTGAAGGTGCAGCAGCAGGTTTTAACTATGCCAATTTATTAGTACAAACTCCGTTAGGAATTATTTCTAATATTATCTTACTGCCTTTATTACCTATATTTGCCAAATTAGCAGAACCAGAAAACTGGCCTGATTTAAAGTTACGCATTCGGCAAGGACTTTTATTAACTGCTGTCACTATGCTACCTTTGGGCGCATTAATGATAGCTCTGTCTGAGCCTATTGTGCAGTTAATTTATCAACGTGGTGCATTTAAACAAGAAGCTACTGAGTTAGTTTCTTCTTTATTAATTGCTTATGGAATTGGGATGTTTGTCTATTTAGTTCGTGATGTCTTGGTAAGGGTATTTTATGCTTTAGGTGATGGACAAACACCTTTTAGAATTAGCACTTTTAATATTTTACTCAATGCTGGGTTAGATTTTATTTTAGTTAAACCCTTTGGTGCGCCTGGTTTAGTGTTAGCTACAGTTAGTGTAAATTGCAGTTCAATTTTAATGTTGTTGTGGTTGTTAAATCGCAAATTGAACGGTTTGCCTTTCCGGGAATGGAGTTTACCAATTCTGGGTTTAACTGCTGGTAGTGTGGTGGCTGGAGTGGCTAGTTATGGGACTTTGGTTGCTTGTCAGCAGGTTTTCGGGAATAAGGGTTTAGTAGTTTTAATAATTGAGTTGTGTCTTTCCGGTGCGGTGGGAATTTTTGTATTTGCGGTTATTGCCGGGATGATGAGGATACCAGAGGTTAATAGTTTTGTGGTGAAGATGCGGCAGAAGTTTTTGAAGAGGTAG